TTGCGGAAATCGACCGGCTGTGTCGCCAGCACCACCTTGAGGTCAGAGCGTAGCGCAATCACCGGATACCCCGAAGCGCCGCCAGCACGGTCGACAGCGTCGCCAGCTCAACGTCCGGCTCGACCCGGATGCGCGCCCCGTTCACCTCGATCTCGACAACTCCGCAAACCTTGGCCGGCGGCGCGGCGATCTCCAAAGGCCTCGTCTGTAGCCCGGAAATACGTTCATGCTCGCCCGCTGTCCCGCGATCGATCCCCGGACCAATTTGGATTGGCACGAAGTTCGGTGCCTTGCCCCCCACCGCCGCCGCAACTTGGCGGCGCCACACCGTAAGCAGCCCGCGCGAAACGCCATTGCGCCGCGCAACCTCGGAGATGTTCGCACCCTCCTCAAAGCTCTCCGCCACGATCCGGGCCTTCTCCTCGCTCGTCCACCGACGCCGTCGGCGCTCCCCGGTGATCACTGAGCGTGCTGCCGGTTTGATGGACACCCCGTTAAGCTAATCCCACCTTGCGCTCCATCTCGACCGAGCTGATATAGCCGATGGCCGAGTGTCCGCGGTGTTCGTTGTACAACAACGTTTGAGAACGGCCACAGGACCGTTCTTCGCGAGGTTCTTTATCGGCATCATCCATGGTTTGGGCGCCGAGTTTGCGTTCATGGAGCCGTCGACAAGGCTTTGATGTTGTTTTTCGCTGCACCTTGGACGGATCGCAAGGAGATCGTTGGCTGGAAGTGCCAGCAGGGATGTTCGACCGGACGGCATGCCCTGACGCCGAGCTTTTGACAGCTCAACCGTTTGTCAGCATCGATGCGCTTGCGGCGCTTTCTGCGCTTCTCGATCTGGCGTTGAAGGATCGAACGCCATCAGCTGCCCTGCTTTCTGGCGCATCCAGAGGCTCTCACGGTCAGAATCGGGGAGCGACTCATGTCACGCCAGACGGCAATGCCAGGGAGCG
The window above is part of the Bradyrhizobium guangdongense genome. Proteins encoded here:
- the tnpA gene encoding IS66-like element accessory protein TnpA yields the protein MSIKPAARSVITGERRRRRWTSEEKARIVAESFEEGANISEVARRNGVSRGLLTVWRRQVAAAVGGKAPNFVPIQIGPGIDRGTAGEHERISGLQTRPLEIAAPPAKVCGVVEIEVNGARIRVEPDVELATLSTVLAALRGIR